Below is a genomic region from Candidatus Omnitrophota bacterium.
TACTGATACTTATATTTATCCGACCCTTCATTTCTTCGTCGGCATTTGTTTATTTAAACTTTGTTTATTCCGCTTTGCTTTTGTTATTCTTGATTATGTATATCTATTCCAAAAAAATAGCTTTTTTCCCGGAGAAGAACTTCAACCATCCAGTTACCTTTTTTATAGCGGCTTTAATCATTTCCCTGGTTTATTCTTTAGACCAAATATATAGTTTATTGGAAATTTATAAATATATCGGCGGTTTACTTTTATTCCTGGTGGTTTATTCTTTTCCAGAAGAAAAACAACGTTTGTTGCTGCGGGCAATAGCTGTTTGCGGATTATTAATTAGTTTTCTGGCTTTATATCAATATTTTTTCGGATTTAAGCATCTTCGGGATTATTTTTCGACTAACAAAATACAATCTTCTTTTATCTCGGATTATATCAGGAATAAACGGGTTTTTGCGCCATTTATAACTCCCGGTATCTTGGGCGGGTATTTAGCCATGATCCTGCCGCTGTGCCTGATTAATAAAAAAAGGTTTTGGTTTATTTTTCCCATATCTTTGGCCCTGTTTTTTACTAAATCCCTTTCAGCCATGCTTAGCCTGTTTTTCGGCCTGGCGATATATTTTTACCTACGAGGCAGATCGAAAAAGAAGGCTGTTTTTTACCTTATCCTTACTTTTCTATTTACGATTGTTGTTTTTGTTTTACGCAACGATTCAATAAGGGAGCATACCTTGCCTTTATTTTCTGTGGTAATGAGATTAAATTACTGGAAGGATGCTTTTGGCATTATCGCAGTTCATCCCATTGTAGGTATTGGGCCGGGAAATTTTAGTTTAAATATGAGTAGATTCGCCCATAACTCTTATATCCAGATTTGGGCTGAGTTAGGTATATTCGGATTATTTTCTTATATCTGGCTGGTATTTGAGGTTTTAAAAGCCGGATTTAAAAGCCTAAAAGGATCGGAGGATAAAAATAAAAGCAGCTGCCTTTTAGCGGCAGCGGCAGTATTTTTAATCCATAATTTTCTTGATTTTACTTTTTTTCTGCCAGAAACGGTCTTTATCTGGTGGGTAATCTTAGGGTTGATCGCCTCTTTGCCCAAGAAAGAGCAAATAGCGTAAAAAAGCATTTTTTTAGCGGGTTAAGTATGATAAAATTACATAAAGCTTTCTGGCTGAATGAATCATAAAATAAACCTTCTTTATATTATTACCAAGCTGGAATTGGGGGGAGCCCAAAGGCAGCTGTTAAGTTTGATTGCCGGCCTTGACAAGGAAAAATACAGAGTTTTTTTGTTTTCCGCCAAAGAAGGTTTATTGGCCAAAGAAGCAGAGTTAATTCCCGGATTAACACTAAAGAAATCCAGATTCCTCGAACGGCCGGTTAATTTCATTAAAGATATCCTGGTTTTTATCGAAATCTGCGCCTTTATTAAAAAAAATAAGATTGAGCTGGTTCATACTCATAGTTCTAAAGCGGGGATTTTGGGTAGGTTTGCTGCCAGGGCCTGTAAAGTAACGGCGATTATCCATACAGTCCACGGTTGGAGTTTCAACGATTATCAGCCGAGAATACTGCGTAATTTTTATCTTTTTTTTGAAAAACTATGCGCAAAATTCACCGGTAAAATAATCGTAGTTTCATATTCGGATAGGGAAAAAGGATTGAACAGTTCTATTGGCAGCCAAGGGCAATATGTTTTGATCAGGTACGGAATAAATGCAAGTGAATTTGCGGCAAGTGATTTACGTAATCAGGCCAGGCAGGCTTTGGGAATAAATAAAGATGAGCTTGCGGTAGGAATGGTTGCCTGTTTTAAACCCCAGAAATCGCCGTTAGATTTTGTAAAAATCGCCTTGGCCGTAAAAAAAGAAATTTGCGGCATAAAATTTATTATGGTCGGAGACGGACAGCTGCGCAATAAGGTCTCCTTGTTGATTAAGGAACTTGGTTTGCAGGATAAGATAATTTTAACCGGTTGGCGGCCAGACATAGCCTTTATCTTATCAGCTTTAGATATTTTTATTTTGACTTCATTGTGGGAAGGGTTACCAATAGCAGTCCTTGAGGCCATGGCAGCAGGTAAACCGATAATTGCTACTGATACAGGGGGGATTAGTGAAGTCATCGAAAACGGAAAAAACGGTTATTTAGTCAAGCCTCAAGACAACCAGGCTATGCAAAACCGGATTACAGAATTATTAAGAAGCAGGCAAAAAAGGGAAGAATTTATAAGCTTGGGCAGGGCGAGGATTGATTCGGAAGAATTTTTATTAACTAAAATGGTCAGAGCTACCGGGGAATTATATTTAAATCTTTGGGAGGAAGCCCGAAATGCTTAATTTTATCGTTGTTTTTTTATCAGCATTAACATTCACCATAGTATTCACGTTTTTTCTGTCGAAGATTTCTTTAAAATTCAATCTGCTTAAAACCGGCCAAATTCCTTTGGTTGGCGGTTTAGCTGCTGGGTTAGCTTTTATTATATCTCTGGCTTTGAGCATTATTATGTTTAATCTGGCTGCGGGTAAGGTTTTGGTTATAGCCGGGGCAAGCTTACTTATGCTTTTACTGGGTGTAATCGATGATTTAAAAGAACTTTCAGTAATCCAGAAATTATTAGGGCAAGCATTTTGCGCAATTTTATTGATGGCCTCCGGTA
It encodes:
- a CDS encoding glycosyltransferase family 4 protein, which codes for MNHKINLLYIITKLELGGAQRQLLSLIAGLDKEKYRVFLFSAKEGLLAKEAELIPGLTLKKSRFLERPVNFIKDILVFIEICAFIKKNKIELVHTHSSKAGILGRFAARACKVTAIIHTVHGWSFNDYQPRILRNFYLFFEKLCAKFTGKIIVVSYSDREKGLNSSIGSQGQYVLIRYGINASEFAASDLRNQARQALGINKDELAVGMVACFKPQKSPLDFVKIALAVKKEICGIKFIMVGDGQLRNKVSLLIKELGLQDKIILTGWRPDIAFILSALDIFILTSLWEGLPIAVLEAMAAGKPIIATDTGGISEVIENGKNGYLVKPQDNQAMQNRITELLRSRQKREEFISLGRARIDSEEFLLTKMVRATGELYLNLWEEARNA
- a CDS encoding O-antigen ligase family protein yields the protein MFLIILILIFIRPFISSSAFVYLNFVYSALLLLFLIMYIYSKKIAFFPEKNFNHPVTFFIAALIISLVYSLDQIYSLLEIYKYIGGLLLFLVVYSFPEEKQRLLLRAIAVCGLLISFLALYQYFFGFKHLRDYFSTNKIQSSFISDYIRNKRVFAPFITPGILGGYLAMILPLCLINKKRFWFIFPISLALFFTKSLSAMLSLFFGLAIYFYLRGRSKKKAVFYLILTFLFTIVVFVLRNDSIREHTLPLFSVVMRLNYWKDAFGIIAVHPIVGIGPGNFSLNMSRFAHNSYIQIWAELGIFGLFSYIWLVFEVLKAGFKSLKGSEDKNKSSCLLAAAAVFLIHNFLDFTFFLPETVFIWWVILGLIASLPKKEQIA